In the Vulpes vulpes isolate BD-2025 chromosome 12, VulVul3, whole genome shotgun sequence genome, ATTATGAAGCCATGGCATATCATAGATTCAATATGTTCCATTCAGCTATAATTATTATTCTCTATTTAATGTTCCAATTGTGACAGCCTGGCTAACCTCAAATTGGCTTCTTTGTTCTTTCAGCACTACcctggatgtttaaaaaaaaaaaacctcttgctCTCTGACAAGATGTTCCAGGcccatctcttgattttttttttcttttttctaccctAAGACATGCAACTAGTACTCTGCCCAGAACTCTGGTTCCTTTTCACAGAGGATAGACAATTGGAAATAACATATGTAAGCTTAAACACATTGAAGAGCACTGAAAAGCTCAATTGTACTTGTATTTATCTGAACATTATTGATCAAATTATCTTCATGTAGTCTTTTTAATGCTTTGTACATACAATTTCTATGTATATACAGTTTTTTACTGATACCCTAAAATATTACTTGCAAACAAATTAATCTTGAGAGTAATGTTTCTGTAAACAGCACATCAGTACTTTCAAGTGTggttatttattttgctcaccACATAATTTAGACgctatcagatttttaaatttacttttcaggacttttctttttatatttacagTATCTCTAAATTTTTACAAAGATGGAACTATTTAATTATCTTCTAAGAATGCATTAGCCTCTTCTGAGAAGTGGGAAAAAGTCTTGTCCTAGAGTTAGAAACACACTTAATGGTGTAActtgctttaaatatatacaactttgggggcacctgggtggctcagtcagttacgcatctgctttttggctcaggtcatgatctcaggtcctgggaccaagccccacatcaggctccttgctcagtgaggagtcttcctctccctctgcccctccccctgctgatactctctctctctctctctcaaacaaaatcttcaaaaaatataaataaaatggagagtaTGGATTGATGGGGAGAAGCTGAGAGAAGGTGAAAAATGTATGGCAAAGAAATAGGAAGCTATTGCAGTGAACCAGGTAAGAGAGGAGAGTGTCTTAGACTAAAGTAGCATCAGTGGGGATTTGAGagccatatatttttaatttttattttgaaataggcAAGAAGTTGCAAAGACAGTCTAGAGAGGTCTCAGGTACTTTTTACCAAGTTTCCCTCAATGGTTGCATCTCCTATAACTATAATATGATATAAAAAGCTAGAGTTTGATATTGGATACACAGTACATGTATATCCTTCTGTGTCATTTTACCCcacaggaaccctgcttctccctatccttctctctctgccactccccctgcttgttgtctctcaaataaattaataaagtctttaaaaatatgtgtatgcaAATCCATATATACAAATAGGAGAGTGCTACTTTTCTCTGGAAAGcattcttcattttacagagaactCAAATTGTGGTTCATTTTCCAGtcttttatctttccatttgttttcttctaaattagGGATCAAACTCAAATGTCCACAGGCATATAAACAAGTCTAAAAAGGACTATAATAAGCTAGGGAGTGCCGATGTCTTTGTAATGTGAGGAAATAGTAATGATCATTTCTTCATTCTAGTTAATTTTTACTGTGGAGGTACCCAAGATCCCTTCTTGCCAGCCCTTGAGAATATATCAAGAGAAGCAAGAAATTTGAGGATTTTGTTTATATTCTCTCAGTGTTTACATCTTGACATTTAATtccgatttgatttgatttgattgattttagagagagtgggcacaagggagagggtggggaggggcagagggagagactgaagcagactccccactgagcgtggagtcagacatgtggggctcaatctcctgactctgagattatgacatgcgctgaaaccaagagtcggacacctacaactaagccacccaggtgcccctaattcagattttaaaaacctaGTTGGATACTAGTCCTTGGCCAGGACTTTGCGCCTTAGACTTATGTAATTTGAAGATcagaatcaagccccatattaagTAGTTGATAAAGGACACACCTTTTGCACCCCGTCTGTTACAATCCATTTCTCTCTCAGCATCGCTGGATGTAGTCAGTTGCAGTTCTTTGGTCTTTGAAAGACTGTGTGTCATTTCGGAATGAAAGcagttgagaaaaagaaatattgtttgGATCTGAGCATATCTGTTGCTGTTTTCCTCCTGAAAACCTTGGTAATTACAGTTCCTTCCAAGTCCTCAGTCCATATCTTACTTTGTCTCCATCCTGGGACTGTGCTGGGAAAGTTGCAGGGAAGCAGTAGGAGGTCGGTGTCACCATCTAGGGGGCTACTCTCTAGTGGGTTCTTTATCTTCTTAGAGAATAGAATTTGCTGTCTGGGTTTCTAGATGGCCTACGTTTCTAAAAATAGCTctaaaatgttgtttttatttctctctctgtgtgtctctcttcccCCTACCCCTGGTTTTTaggttttcaaaacaaaaacagagttgCAATCTTGGCAGAACtggacaaagagaaaagaaaattactaatGCAGAACCAGTCTTCAACTAATCATCCTGGAGCGAGGTATTGAAGAATAATGTGGTTTTTATATTTAGTGATATAAAAAATGTCTTGGACAAAATACTTCATGTGGGTTGGCAGACATTTGTCTCTCTCACATTGGAATTTACACGTTATGTTTTGTTTCCTAGTTAGATTTGAAAAAATTAGATGAATTGATTAgatcttaaataattaaattctaaCCAGAATATTTAATGTTCCCCacagcctactttaaaaaaaaacgaaaagggttttgtgtggttttggtttgttacTGATATAATTGTCAACATCCCACTTTTTAAGCATTCTGCAAAGCAGGGAACGTTTAGGTAGCTTAATCTTTATCGTGTTTGGTTTCTGCCTTCTTACATGACATTTAGCCACCACcctgccttcccccacctccttttttttttttttttattaaagattttattacttattcatgagagacacaaagagaggcagagacacaggcagagggagaagcagcctccctgtggggagccagatgcaggacttgatcccaggaccccgggatcacgccctgagctgaaggcaaatgctcaaccactgagccacccaggcagtcaCTTTTCCTAAGAACAGGTGCTCACCTCAGTCCCTTGTAATCTCATTGTAGCTAAAATCTGGTAGACCAAGATCCTTCCCTTATTAGATATCTGAGCACTGTTTGACACCACTGATCACTCCCTCCTTCCTAAAATACTCTTTCCTTGGCTTCCACACATTCACTGTCACACAGTTGTGATTTCTTTTGTAGACGTTTCTCCACTCCTATCTCATGAATGTCAGTGCCCCTCAGAGCTCAGTTTTCCATCCAGTTGTGTCTTCTTACATCTTTTCACCAGTTGCATCTACTTTCACAGCCTTTTATATGCTGTGAAACTTTCATTTAGTCTTTTCTCCCAAGTCCCAAATCGCCTCTTGGACACCTCCATCCCTGTGTCCTCTAGGCATTTCAAACTTCGTATGGCCCAAGCTGAACTCATCTTCCCTTCCCAAGCTCTGACTAACTACCTACTATTCTTGGGCTTCTAGTCTCAGTGAATGGCACAGATCTCGAAGTCAGAAGCATGGACTTTGtttattattccatttcatttccaTCTCCAAGCATTTGCCATTCTCTTATGTTTATACTTTGAAATGTGTCTCAAATCTGcctatttttcttcattgctaCTGATGCCACCCTAGCCCTGATGCCTGCTACTCCCGTTTCTTGCCTCAATTACTATAGCTGCTTCCTCTGTATTTCCTGTAGTCTTCAGTCCTCCTGAATATATTTATCAGTTGTGTCATGTTTTAATCTGGAAATCGAGAAAATTGGGATAAGCATTAGGATGTATATGAACCAGGAGTGTGACGGGCAGGTGCTTCCAGAGTGGCTTCATACAGGTGAGATGGTTCCAGTGCAGCTTCATGCAGCAGCTCAGTATGTGAGCAGTGCTCTGGACTCCCTCCAattcttctttctgcctttccctgGGGGTCAGCAGCTCCCTAGTGGTCAAAATATGACTGCAGTAGTCTTTGCCTCACCCTACACTGAGCCACCTATCGAGACCAAAGCCAGAAAGGTTCCTgtcctatgtttcttttttaagaggcCAGAGAATGTCCTCAGAAGCCTTCCAGCAGACGACCCATTGAGTCTAGTTGCCCAGAATTATGTATCTTTCTCTTGCCTAAACCAGAAACCAGCAGGGGGAATGACATTGTCTTACACCAATCAAAGTTCATCCCTTGAGGGATGAGCCTGGCCAGCCCTGAGGCATGGGACCAGCAATAATTGAACTAAGTTTGGATTCCATTACAAGACAGTAGGGAGATATATTGTTATTGAGGAGGTGACCAGCACTGTGTGCCTAGCAGTGGTCTTTCTGAGCCATCATGTGGTACTTgtgatcatgtcactcctctgcttatACTCTCTGGGTATCTCTTTTTACTGTGAGGATAAGGTCTGTATTTCTTAACTTATTTTCACAAGGCTCTTCATACCCTGTACCTGCCTTTTACCCCAATGTCATTTTTTGCCAACCCTCTTCACCTCCTTTCAACTCTGACCTCCGGTCCTGTTGAGCTCTTAATTTCTTCAGATACGCCAAGGTCTTTTGCCCTGGGCTTTTGCGTGCTGTACCTTCTGCTTGAAACATTCAGTGCTTCCGTTTTCATCATAAATGTAGCCTTATGATAAGCTGGAGTACCTGGAATCAGTTTGAAAGTAGGGGACCataaatcatcaaaaaaataataaaaaatagaggtAATTTGGAGCCCCAGTAAATAACATAGGCTTTTGTCATATAAATTAAACagtgggagaaggaaaaaaaacagacttcttCTGGAAGGCCTTTTTCTATCcctataaagaatatataatgaaaaatgtaatTCAGAAGTAAGGAAGTTTCTACCTTCAACAGCCAAATAACTAAGATTCCCATTTTAGCATTGCACTCTCCAGACCCTCTCTTAATAAGGACTTCCGGGATCATGCTGAGCAGCAGCATATTGCAGCCCAACAAAAGGCAGCTTTGCAGGTGAGCAAAGTGTAACTGACAGTCTTGTCTTGTTGGAGATTTCCTGGGCCTTGGAAGCCAGCACAATTCCTATTTTGTATTTCAGTGGAGCAGTATCAATAAAAACGTTCCACACATAATTGCAATGGTTTTCTGATGTTCAGTCATGCCCAAAGGATTTGAAGGACCAATACAGCAGTGATGAAAGTGACTTTTATGGTTTTGACACAGTCATGATTGATTCTATGCTGTACCTGGCAAGAGACTGCTTTGTGTACAAAAGAGTTTAGGATATTGGGACGGACAGAATGATCTTAAAAGCTGAACTGGCCggtttacacttttttttttttttttttttcaaatttgtcatGCTGTCATACCCCTTGATAATCTTACTGGTTTATTGttgtttggcttctttttcaATGGTCAGCATACCACGTTGCGCAGGAAATGCTTAAAGACTAACTCCTTCCATAGGAATATGATAATCcatctgcttaaaaaaatattgttcttCATAGTAATGAACAACCGTTTTAGTATTAGAGTGATCTTGGATAGTTTTAACTAACATTCCCAGAGCCCTTGAACAAGCCATCATTACCTGTGCTTTTAAACCTTAGAATCTCAGAATTGGAAGAGACATAAAAGATCATCTCACTTAAGGCAACCTAAAAACAGTCTTCCTTTCTGTAGTGACAGAGGGAGGTCACTGGTGGTTTTCTGTTACTTACATTCCAACAGTCTCTACCAAATGTTGGTTATCTTCATCACCAGTAATcagctcccttccccaccccactccattCCCCTTCTTTCTTAAGCTCCTGCTTTGTTGATCAAGAGCAGATTTGGGGGATCTTTGCTGCAAAGTTCTCCCCACTCCAAGGAACAAAGTAATTCATGCCTTTGACTCGTTATTGACTTTAGAGAATCACAGAGGACAGAGTGGGTCTGATAAATGAGTGCCTGGTACAGCttgttaataaaaatactttattaatacTTTATTACTGTCCATCTCctatgtatttaaaacaaaattaagcagCAACAGAACtgatttttatatcttaaatttatCTAATTTGGTCTTAAGCACTCAAAAAGGATAAGTAATTTGAATACCTTGGttgaaaaattgtgatttttaatagcttaattgcctttttttttttttttaaactcttgcctagcatgcacatgcacactcatcTGGATACTTCATAACTCAAGACTCTGCATTTGGGAATCTTATTCTTCCCGTCTTACCTCGCCTTGAcccagaatgaagaaaatatttgtaacaaaaGTAACTCTAATATCGGATGCCAAAGCTACTATCATTTAGTGCTATACAAATTATGACTTTCAGAATTTTGGTGAacttttatactttttgcttctttaaaagaaaggcaTGCGTAAGTCAAAGCAGAAAAGGAGAGTCACCAGAAGGATGAGAGTTTTGGGAGCTATATTACCTGAGGAACTGATGATGCTACTTGTGACTGTTCTGGAACACAGTTTGATTTTTGACTCTAAATCAGACTCTGAATTGGATGGTCACATAaattcaccccccacccccattggaCTAAATATATCATTGTCCACAGTAGACTTTCACGAACATTAATAGTACTTCACCTTAAAGAAATGAgggtgcttttaaaaatgtgaacaattaGGCTTAAATAAGTTACATTCCTATTTGCTGTTTGTAGAATTTATATTCAACACGTCAGCCTGAAATATTCTCTGACTCGTAACTTCCTTCTtctccattttcaaaaaaaatctaagaCAAGACTAAGTTACCAACCagtcttaaaaatcttttataaaccCATGCTACTATAAATTATGTGactaaatgatattaaaaataattataagaaatatggtggctttaaaatttgtatgtgcttttattatttaGTGTTAATCCACATATGGTATCCCCATGTTTTATTGTCCATTTTTGTTCTAATTAAAAAACATCCTCATTAAAAAGGGGCAAGCTGAGCccctttttatttaattactctAAGGAGTTAGGTTAAGTTTCTCAACATGACACACCTTTAAGAGAATCTGGGCTGCTTAGTCCTCCCACCTTACTGTAGTCCTAGAGAATTACAATCTCTAATTCAAGACAAAGTCTGAAAACCATGGGTAGGGAAGTCAATTTTccttatatctatatatcatagATATATAAACTCATAGGTTTCTATGCCCTTGAAACTTAGCTAAAATTAGCTAAAATctacgtcttttttttttacctttaataggattgaaattatattttatactgtATCACAGTTGCAGTATTTAATATAACTACTTGTAATTGACCTTGTATTAACCTTAAGTCCCCATCATCTCTGGTGGTAGGatgaaatttaaacttaaaattccaGTTTGGGTCAATATTTAATTGAAGTTCATCTCCCTTTTCAAagagtttctttccttcttccctagaTATTTGCACTTATCACATAGCGGTTGGGTTAACGGCGTGTTAACCCAAACTAATTAAAGGAGGAGTGGAGAATTCTGGACTTGGCTGTGCCATTTAGATTCTTCCTCTTGAGAATTTGAACTGATTTTCCACGTTTGGGTGAGGCGACATCTGTTCCCATTGTAATGATCACTGTCACAGCAAAGGCACCCTTACTCCCCGCTGCTGAGGAGGTCCCCAGCTGCCTCTGCTCCTGTCCTGCCTCAGGTCCATCCCGCTCTTCTTGAGCCTTCTACAGGACCCCTCATTTTCTTGAATTGTTTTGACAGTGTCTGTTCTGTGCAACCCATGACCTACCGACTGGCATGGTTCTAAATCTATCTACTGATGCTAAGGAGTTTTTTTTGGATTGTGTACTTTTTATGCTGTTGAAGCCTCAACCTAATGTGTGACTTTTATAACCTAGGTAAAGATGTTTTTTTCAGTGGTATCTTTTCTAATCTCTCCGCCTTTTAAATAGATGCTGTGAAATCCTGTAGCCCTAGTGCTGGTAAGCActtcctccaccccctctcctgcAAGTCCCTTACAAATTCAGGTCCACTCcatatgcattttgtttttaagattttattcattcatgagagacacagagaggcagagacacaagcagagggagaagccggctccctgcagggactcgatcccgggaccccaggatcacaacctgaaccaaggCAGAACCTCAACCAGAGACACTCAGGCGCCCCACTGTCATATGGAGGGGAGTTGGGgaagatgagaaagctgagaccTGCTCCTAAGGAGGTCACAGTGGAAGGAGCCTGCTGTTGTGAGGCAGAAAGGATGAAGGAAGCCAGAGCACAGAGCGCTACACAAGAGGCACCCAGAGCACACAGCAGTCTAGACAGGCCTGCAAGTTGCAAGTATTGGTACGATTTTACCTGgaagggcaggaagagctgctccAGACAAAGGTGAGGGTCTTCCAAAAAGTAGTGACTAAGACCCTTGGGAAGACTGCAGAGGGTGATGGGGAATGCCAGGGGCTATCAGAAACCCTGAGGTGATGCTTCCATGttgctgccccacccccctccccgcaaCTGGGTGACTCATTTCCCCCGCTCTCGGTCTGTCACTCTGTCTCACCTGTGAAGTAGGAACAGCACACACTCTGCCTACCTTATAAATTGTCTAGACCAGTGTGCAGGCTTCAACCTGTTACTGAAGTGAGAAGCCGATTTAATGGCTTAATGGAATGTgaccaacacttattttttttctttgaaaaatatgaagCATGAGAGTACATGACGTGTTGTAATGACATGGTTTTGTTTCACTAAccttctgtttctgtgtgtttgtgttttactTTGTTATATGTTGTACCAGTAGGTAAGGTCTTTGAGGCAAGGATTTgtgtttccttccctcccttcctcttggtTCATGGCTGTATTCTGCTTAGACTAGTATTTGGCATATAGTAGGAGACCAGGACCTGCttattgaaggaatgaatgaatgaacatatatGAGTTGGGTCATGATggaaaggttgtttttttttttttttttaaactgtgagtCATGGCAAAAAAAAGGTTGTGAAAGCCAGTGCTCAGTAATCCAGATGATagagggtgcctgggggctcaatctgactcttggttttggctcaggtcatgatctcagggttgtgagatcgagccccatgtcgggctctgcgctcagcatggaatctgcttgagattctctcagtcttctctaaaataaacgAATCATCATCATAATACAAATGATAGTGCTTTGTATGATTCTGGAATTTAAACTGAAATGACTTCATAATTTCAAAGAGATTTTTCCCCCCTGAACAATCTATAAAATGTCTCATTAAGTTATCTCTGGTCTTTCCTTCACTTTGGCAGTAGAAACTCAGCCTTTCTGGGAGTTTAAGGCCCACCAAGGCAAGGGTTTTGGCAAATATGGTTACACTGAGAATAGAAGATCAACCTAGAGAATGTCAAGTCATTGGTGCAGATGCCCCCACTAGGAGCATCCCTCCAGCCCACATGAGTCCCGTTCAGCATCAGCTCAGCCCATGTTTACTGAATGCTGTTCTTCACCTCTGTATGCACAGCTGACACAATTCTTTTCAAATGAGCAAATgcagaatgaggaggaggaggagaacttCACTGTCCTCAACCTGAGAATCTAGAGCGGGTGAGACCAGCACGCTAGGAGGTAACACTGATTGCACCTTCCTAGTGAGAGGATGAACCTGGCTAGGCCACGGAAGCCTACATCGGGATAAGCATTTGGGGGTTGTCTGGCCCGCCCAGTCGGTGGAGCATATGACCCTCGATcattggggtcatgagttcgagccccacattgggtatagagattgcttcaGTTAGTggatctttatttaaaaagaagcatttgaACTTGGCTTTTGAAAGAAGAGACTCTCAGCCAGGAAAGATAGGAGAGCGACCGTGAAAGCAAAGGAAGAGCCTGCACAAAAGCAGAGCAGACATAGGGGCCATCTTGAAGCACCAAAAGTCCAATTTGGCTGGTCTTGTGTGGATAGATTTGGACAAATTTGTATACTGTGATAATCAGAAGTGAGGCCAAAGGCGCTGTGGGACTCGTCCTTCAAGAGAAGCTAAGGCCGCACTGGGGTGAGGCCCTCACTTCATCCAGCGACTGGCACCAGCCCCGGGCCCAGCAGCACTTGCCTGCACCATGGCCTCCATCTCAGAGCTCGCCTGCACGTACTTGGCCCTCATCCCGCACAATGATGAGCTGACGGTCACTAAAGATAAGATCAGGGCCCTCGTTAAAGCAGCGGGTATAAATGCTGACCCTCTCCAGCCGGACTTGCTGGCAAAGGTCGCGGCCAGTGTCTACATGGGGAGCCTCGTCTGCAATGCAGGGGCTGGTGGTCCTGCCCCAGCAGGACATCCCCCcactaccaccactaccaccccacTGAGGAGAAGAGAGTGGAAGCAGGAATCGAGGAGTCGGATGATGACGTGGGCTTTGGTCTTTTTTGACTAACCCTCTTCTGTAACCTGTTCAATAAAAAGCTGAACCCCTTTTTTTTTGGGTATATTTCAAACATTCATTCAACtaatctctacagccaatgtagggctcattttttttttaaagggggagggGACATGCTGATCTGGGTCATTTTTGCCACAGCCAGTGTACAGCACATGGCATTTTACAGACCACAGGAATTAGTTCAGGATTGGACATGTTAACCAAATTCAACCCAAATGAGACTCCAGGAGAGATTTGCTGGGCTGATGGAAAAGACACGTTTTCACCTTTGAGAATGCTAACAAAAGTGAGTCTTTCTCTCTAGATGTGTAAAAGGAAATACACACTTGTATGTTTATAGATAATTTATATTTACGTAGTGACCATAGTGACCGTGAGATGGAACAAGTCTCAGAATGAAGCCACTGCCATATGAGAGGTGGCAGAGAGAAAGTAGCTGGGTCCTTGATGCCATCGTTGATTTGCTGAGTCAAACAATCCCTAAAATATGCAACCTTCCTCTGGGATTTCCAGTCATGGGAGGtaatccttatttttatttgcacTGACTCAGCCGCACGCCACACCGCTAGGCAGGGGGGAAGCAGAACTGGAACCCGAATCTCACACCCACACCTCCCCCTGCAGTCTTCCGTGTCACCACAGTTAGTCAcctgtgccctccctccctgcacttAGTTGCCTGCCCGGCACCTGCGGACCTGAACCCATCCATGCCATGTCCCTTCCCAATCACCCTACCGTGAGCTCTGGAATTTGTCTCAACCACCAAAATAGGTCTCTGCCTTCCATCTTTTCCTCAGTCCCacctttgtctccctccctgcatTGTTGATACCTGGCTTTCTCTTGGGGCCTTCTGGCGTCTGATGCCTTAGGAGGAAGCAGCTCAGGGCTTCACGCCTGGGCTCTAGGCTCATTCGTTGTTAGAACTCCAGAATAttgttttaacttaatttaaaaattcacttcttaaaaaaaaaattaaaattcacttcttaaaaccaagaaacagactcttaactacagaggaCAAACTACTGATCACCCGAAGGAAGGTGAAACAGGTAATGGGGATCAAGGAGAGCACCCAtcgtgatgagcaccaggtgatgggTGTGTGGAGGGAATGAATCACTACATTGCACACCTGggactaatattacactgtatgttaactggaatttaagtgaAAACTTAAATTCACTTCTTAAAAATGCATGTCCCCGCCCGACCTTAAAAAAGTCATGCCATGCCAGTGTCCTTGACAGTATGTCTGGGGACTCCCAAGTCCCCAAGGACCTTGAGTCCTACTTCTCAGTCTTCATCCCCTCTCAGCTGTTACCCCGAGGACATCAACAGCCTCCTCGGGATGAGCCAACCCTCGTCCACCTGGTCAAATCCAGTTGTCAGCCTTCTTCCCCACTCTCACTTGAACTCTCAGCAGCATTTTCCACAACTGATCACACCCTCATTCTTAAAAATGCTAACTGCATCTGTCTTCAGCCAAACCTCACTCCCCTGTGTTTTCCAACTACTTATTAGTTGTTTATTCTCAGTCTCATTGGCTGGCTTCTCCTCCTTCCAAGTGCAAAATGTTGGACTACCCTGGAGATCAGCGTTTCCATCTCTTTCCTACCACCTAGAGTCATTGCCTGGGTGGGTAATCCT is a window encoding:
- the INIP gene encoding SOSS complex subunit C isoform X2, which translates into the protein MAANPSGQGFQNKNRVAILAELDKEKRKLLMQNQSSTNHPGASIALSRPSLNKDFRDHAEQQHIAAQQKAALQHAHAHSSGYFITQDSAFGNLILPVLPRLDPE
- the INIP gene encoding SOSS complex subunit C isoform X1, whose translation is MDTQVTVILPLPKQNKISGFQNKNRVAILAELDKEKRKLLMQNQSSTNHPGASIALSRPSLNKDFRDHAEQQHIAAQQKAALQHAHAHSSGYFITQDSAFGNLILPVLPRLDPE
- the INIP gene encoding SOSS complex subunit C isoform X3; its protein translation is MQNQSSTNHPGASIALSRPSLNKDFRDHAEQQHIAAQQKAALQHAHAHSSGYFITQDSAFGNLILPVLPRLDPE